The following is a genomic window from Euwallacea similis isolate ESF13 chromosome 4, ESF131.1, whole genome shotgun sequence.
GAGGAGAGCGAGGTGAATCGCGCCTTGTTGGCGAACGTACTTAGAGAGAAACTCGGCGAGTTGAACTTGAACGGGACAGTACCTGTCTCATAGTATTCTTAGCCACGTAAGCCGTAAATTCATTATGtgtatttatttgtatttgtaagATGTGCTTAGTTACCTCCGGTCCGGGTGATATGACAATATATAATTTACAGTACGTCTTGAAGTGAGCTGAAACTATGTGTTCATAAGTGCAAAAATGACAGTTTAGTTCTCTGGAGTAACTTCACTATCATTTTTACCTCCCTAATGAAGTGGTTTGAAGAGCTTTCAAACTCAAACACTTAACGTTTCAAATTAGTACCTGTTCTATTTTTCATGATGTGAGTGactcaataattttatggaGTGAGTTTGTATAAGTATCGTTAAAAGAAAGTGAATCCCAGATAGTCTAAGCAAATGGCATTTTAAATGATTGGAAGatatgattttcaaataattaaaatcatttttatttccccTAGTTGATTTCCCTTGCAACATCCAAACACAGcgtataaatttcataattttattattatctaaataaaataaaaattgtaaaaatcaatgaaaCGTTCCTACGCGCTGGAAGTTTAATGATACATCGATCTTTGTTTgcttacaataataatataatatcaaAGGTAAGAAGTTACGTCACGAAAATATTGTTTGACGACAACTAACATCGAGCTTATGTATTGTTATGACAGCTCTTCAGGTCCCTATCTACAGCTGCAAGTGTAGATAGAGCCCTTAAGCAGAAAGTAGCCTGTTCCGTAAAGTAGTAGTGTCTAACAATAAGACTGGCAGTGTTAATACGCCCATTACGTAGAGTTTAAATGCATTTGTAATATGAATTTAATGTCCTAATCTTAGGGCTACAATATACTGGGAAGAATTCCTTTAATAACCGATTTGCGTGAAAGTAAAATGAATTAACAATCAGTTAAATGAGTATATACacacagaaaaaaaaaggtttactCCTAGGATTCTATCATAATCTTATATCTAACACACAAGAGAGagagatatttattttcacaacaCTATAATACCCTTTTCGCTATTTTATAATACCTCTTAAATCGACTAACAACAGAACGTAAAATCTCTCAGatgatatcaaaaaataaaaattgtagttTTCATGGACGTGAACGTTAGCTGCGTAGTCCTAGTACCGGTTTCTTATAAAGCTCTTAATTGAGTAGTTTAGGGCTACTAGATCAATAAATTGGTAAATTTACctggaagataatttccatggaaaccacAAAACTGACCTGATATGAAAAAAAGATACTATGTTTCTGTTCAACGTTGCCTCGGAAATTATCCTTTTGGTAAAGTTGTCAAGTCTTCGATCTATCGTCCTTAAAggaataatgcattttttagaactaaaagTGAGGTAAATCTACCGTGGTTGTTGATTCGAAGCAACGATCAAAAACgctcaaaaaataaatggctGTAGTCTTGAGTATCTGGTCcacatacatataaatttaataagtaaaaaatctctgcgtatattttataagaataaatGATAATTGACGACAAAAATAAGTACATTATAGACATTGAGTTTTATATACACAAGTACGATCCTTCAAGAGCCTAGTGGAGCGTTACAACAATTTTGATTCCACGTTAAGTATCCAGAatgtttccttaaaaatacaCTATGTAATACAATAGCAGTTCAAAGGAAATTCGTATTTTACATCAGTAACAAAAAACTGCCTTTAActagattattaattttgtactTATTACAAGAGATATTGCCGGCTGCATGAGGATAGTTTAACGCTAAACTGATCCTTATGTTCAGCCTATTGGATCTACAAACAATTCGCTGTAAGTGTAAAGGTGTGCAGTAAGTgtgaaaatcaaaacaaacaatttaaacGTCCCGCCGATACTTGGCCAATCAGAATATAGTACCCAGTTTAAAAAACCACGACCAATTGAAATTCTTCTCTTTCCGTTCAACTTATTGTGACGTATGGagaaaaaaaggtacttttttcGGGTTAAACGTCATCTGGAtgaacatattaaaaatttataaattactttttgaagTTAACATCAGCTGAGCGAGAAGTCCATCAAATGTGACATCATCACATGTAGTCAAGTTGGCAGAGAATATCCGTTTGGattgtgtatttttatatacagagAGATCATGATTACGTATCCGTGGCAGATGAGCATGTGcgtatatcaattttaaagtAGTCCGCTTTAAAGACGTTCTCGATAAGCATTCAGTCTTGCagcaaattattgaaattgttCAGAATCAACTTATTGTGTATTAAATTGCCGTAAATAGCGCGTTTTTCCGAAGGGAAATCAAGCGTTAAAActagagttttaaaaaaattaacaacacgaataaaatcttaaataaaaacattacagagaaacaaaaaaacactGATCTTGCCGTATTTACATACGTGAGCAAAAACATCAGACTTGTTAGTAGTAATCAATATGTACAAAAACCCAGGAAGAGCATGTTACCGCACCCGCAGGTGCCACTACCGCCAAGTGATCCTCGAACTCTTTGGTTTCCTATATCGCATACTGTTATATAGCTTTATCTCGCGGAAAACGAAGACACGACAACAATACTCTACTCTAAACGTGCCTTGTAGCTGGTCTTCCAAATTTCCGCCAATGTTACCGCTGAATGGAATCGATGGAAAATGCAGAGAGGAAGCGTGAGACGTTGCACTATGGCCCATGTGAGAAACCCGTAGAATCGTTTCTGCACTGGATTAGCCTCCACTTTCTGAGTCTCGAAGGTGTAGATGATCCACATGGTTATGTTGCAGATGAGCAGGAAAGTTACCACTTGGCGGCCCGGTTTGGTGCGGTCGTGTTCGGGCAGGTGCACCCGGCGGCGGGAGACGTCTGCTATAAAGAGGAGCTGCAAGACCACCTGAAACCAACCACGGAGTTTGTCTACCCTAAACCTGTAAAAGAGGTTTTCACCTGTAAAATTGAAAGTACACCGGTGACCATTACGAGCATATTAGGCTCCACGGTGAAAGCATTGTAGTGTCCGGCAATGACGCTGAAGACCGCATAAGTGAAGAGTCCGAACGCGGACACGCGTAGCAAAATGTCGTTCAAGTCGCTTTGCTCTTCGGTTTTGAACTTCAAGTTTTGGACCCTGCAATTTACGTGCATCGTTTTCAATTCAGTTTAAGCAAACAAAACGATATGCGACATCAAAAGGTAAATCAGTTACTAGTCAGTACAATATGGAGGCTCAAAAATTCTCCGTGTACAGGGTATCTCAAAGTCGATGGTGTCATGAGGTTGTACACCTTTCAAAACGTAAACAAGATAGTATCTCTCATTGTTTCTGAGATCAGAACAGTGAGTCTCGCATTTGAGACACTTAACCTAAGgctaattcaatttttccagaaatttcctgCTATTTTGTGATTTGTTTACCGTCGCTTAAAACCTACGACATGCATGATGATAATGAGATCTTTACCTAATAAATCCGATTATAATAGCGATGATACTGAGCACCATTAGCACGCAATGCGACACGTCAGCCAAGTAAATGGCCAGCAGCCCCAACTCTTTGTGGTGAATGAGCACAAAGAACAAGATGAGACAGATCAAGGATGCGACTAACATCAGCAATCCAAAAAACAGGCCTTTGGAAGCCCCCACGCAGTCCACCCGTCCTTGCTGTGCCTGCGCGATGGCTACCGCCCTCCTGCTGAGCATTATTTCAAGTCGGTGTTCTAGGTCTTCTTGAGTCACATACCTGGAAGATtcatatatagaaaaaaaacgcGATATACTGTTGAAACGGACTTACCTGGGATTTCGACCAATATGCTTCCACATGCAGTAAATGACCGCGGCCCCTATCAGAGAGTACTCAATGATGAAGGGGAATAAGTAGGGAGCAGAGTCCTGGACTATTGTGCCCATTATATTAATCCTGCCACAGCTGTCGTTTGAAGTACGAGTGAGATTCCTGGTGAAGTATCTTATGAAGGCTTGAGGGGTCAAGTCATCTAGCAACTCAGAACTGCCATTGGAGATAGTATTTGAAAAGTCGTTGAGTTCCGGTTCCTCAGCGACTGCAACACATGAGCTTTCGTTTAACGAATTCGTAGATAGATACAGATATCAATCACCAATATTGAACTATCTCTACAGCAGACTctaaaacatgattttttgttAGTGATGGGCCTCTACACACATACCGTTAGCCATTTCATTAGAGACAATGTTATTAAAGCTCCTAAGATCGAAGAAATCTTTAAAGCTCGGATAAGTGGAGGGTGCGAAAGTTCTCGGGGTGCTGGTCGTGGTCGGGGCAGTGGTGAACACTTCCCAAGTACGGGCTCCTGTAGTTCTTAATGCGGACAGGGCTGTGGTGGGGAGGGTAGTTGTAATTTTAGCGAAAGACGTGGTAGGTGCGGTCGTGGTCTGCTGGACGAAAGGAGCCGCACTGCTTTTCAGCATTCGCCACATCGCGGCCGGAGTACTGGTGAACACATCTTCGAGGGCGGAAAATGAGGGGTTAGTTGATGAGAGCTAAATGCATGCAGTTACTCTACTATCGAGGGCgtaaaaattctctaaaaaaattatcactaCAGAACTACATAACCGCTTACTACCACTTACTTCTGGTGGTAGTGGGACGCAACGTAGTAGTCGGAgaaacaatattattaaagTAGGGATAAGCGCTACGGGCAGTCGTAGTAATGATTCGTTTAAAGTTATGGGGAGTTGCAGCAACTGTAGCTGCCAGCAAATGTCTAGCGGTAGTGGTACTGGCAATAGTGCTGCTGGGCACGAAATCGGGTCGTGCCAAATGAGTACCCAAAATTGTGTTAGCGTTACGAAGCGTATGTTGTCTGATACTTTCTGGAAACAGCCGTGCGATTGGGGTTAGTCCACAATAAGCCTCTTTTCGCTGGAGGATCCTTACCTGCGAATGGAGCAATCTCCGTGGGAACTATCGCGGTAGCGTTCAAGAGATCTCTATGGTAAATAGTTATTTCTTTAATGTATTCGAGCACCAATGTTCTGATCCAGACGCAGAGGTTCGTGGCCACAACGTGCATCAACCCAAACCGCGCCACCACTTTGAACCGATGGATGTTCAGCTATTAAGTGAGATTTATAATATAAGAGAGAGATGAATTGAAATTACTCACTctggaattcataaaaatgaagTACATCTGCATGAAGGTGAATATCATCTGCAACACCGGATTGACTCCCCTGAGGATCATGTAGCAGGGCGAGGTAAACGGTATCTCGAAGAAGACGCCAAATTCCAACCCGTTGTAAATCATCGTCCCCAAGCCAAAAGCTTTAAGAAATACGTTTAGCATTTAAAGGAGGTGGTGCAAAGCTACTGACCGATAGCTCCTATCCTCAAGAAAAAGCTACCGTGGCTATGgtcattttgagtggtcttCCTCTTGCATCTGATCTTCTGATGCATCGCAGCTCCACTCTCCACGTCGACGTTGTTGACGTGTCCTCCGGGAGCGCTTGGAGGAGGTGCCGGAGGAGGAGGAGCGCCTGCGCCCTCTTGAGGCTGTTGAGGACCCTGTGAAGAGTGACGGTGTTGGACGCGTTCCGATAATTCGGTCACGGGCACGGGCACCACGTCCTCAGCGTCGACCACGCCTTCGCTGTTGCGCCGGTACGTGGTGCTCTGGGCGGACGTAAACCAAAGCAAAATAAGGAGAAAACAAAAAGGAAGAAAAGCTGCCCTTTATCTGGGAATGAGTTAACTTGGTTAACTCGGACCCATAAAGGTGCAGTAAATAATAGGAAAAAGTTGCAGGTTGTgcgtgtatttttttttactgatgTAGTATCGGAGATTTGTTCTCAAAAGTCGTTTTGACGAGCTTTGAAAGTCGACGGATTCATGTTAATGATAGTAAGCCAGCTCACCTTGTTGTTAACGGTGCGTCTGGTGAAATCCGCCTTGGCCCGCATTAGGTCACGCATCTTGCGCGGAAATTTCTCCCTCTACACGCACAACACAATGcccaaaacaaaaacatagaaaaaaaaacaagcaaaatacagaaaataaaaacaggttaattaaaaattagccaaacaaacaaataaaaaggTGGGACGTTTTTAGGACTGGGAGGTAGGAGGTTTCGTGGTTTAAGGGTGCGTCCTCAGATTCGCAACGGACTATACATAAAGTGTTCGTTACACAGACTCACCAATACGGGTGAAAACGTGCAGAATGGTAGCAAACCCGGAAATTCTCCAAATACGCATGTGTGGAAACCCGGGTTGccaagttgttttttttaccaGAGTCCCACACATACAAACAGCAACAGTGCTTTTTTATCTTGATAGTTTCGTTCGGGTATACGCTTCACCTCAAAGGTTGTCAAATTGTTCAACTTTATAAGATGGTTTATAGAGAGTTTTGTTCCTACCGACAACCTAGAAGAAACAGTAGACCTACGGATTTTCAAATGGCGGAAGAGTTGCGGCTTATCTTATTTAGAACACGCCAGTTTGTGGTTTTGCAAGAGATCATGGGGCTATTCCAACAGAGAAATAAACCGAAAACGGACGTCAGATACACGTGCAGTACTCCTGTGAGTATTTATGATGATCCAGAAATGGTCTTCTCTCCTACCGGAACGAGGTTTCTGATCCTAATGTTAACCCGCCAAAAACATAGGTTCATGGTCGTAGAAATGTCTCGAGTTAACTTGCGTAGCAAGAGTAAGGTTAACGCGCGTTCATAAACCGGGGCCTAAAGAGGTCATGGTGGCGTAATTTCTTCCGACTTCGCCGCCATGGATTCGACTCATATCCGAAGGGAGACAGAACTGAAAAATAGTACTACGTCCACTTTCTAGGTCGTTGGTTCCTGCCCACgttccaaaaaaaagaaaacttggCAACGTGGTCGTCGCGCATGCGCATCTGCACAGTTCCCGGGTTAATGGTCAATTAATGATTCTCCAGGTTCGCACCCGTGTTCGttctatttgttttttgcaTACTCAAACCCATTTGTTTTTAACATCGCCCTTATGGAGATCTCCTTGAATTCTCCTCTATATATTTGACGAGCCCATTCCAGACCTTCTTAAACACAATGCACTTCACCATTAACTATAATCTAAGTGGAAGATTGTTAGACACATTGCTTAGACACCAGAAATGTGCCACTGTAGGATTTCTTAACCTTCCGATAGTTTTATCGGAGCATTGAATTGAAACAAGGGCAACAGCTGCCCACTCGCCGCAGATCGAAATAAAACTGATTTCGTAAGCACAATTGGCGGTTTAAGCAATTTCTGGTGTCATGTTCATGGACAGAGGAAGATCGCAAAGCAGTTTTCAACTCGACTGACTGAAAAGACCGATGAGTCGTCGGCGCCGAGGTCAAGAAATTTCGACTACGAGTGAAGCAAATTAAGCACACTTCGAGTGAGATGTGGCTGAAAATTAGATACTAAATACTACTTatcacacacacacacacttCGGTTTGCATTAGTTAATTAGCCAAATAAGCGATGATTGCGAGCCAGGATTGCCTTGTTGCTTCCTTAATATTTTGGAACCTCTTGGGGGCTCAAAATCATCCTCTTGCCGCTTTGGCTAATTAGCGTTCGTGTTGGAGAATGGCCAATTAGAAAGCAAGTATGCGTGTACATACCTTAACGTCTtcgaaactaaaagagatgtTGAAATCTGGATCGTGAGAACCGTCCGCTTTGGATTTCGAGCTGGACGCTTTTTGCTGAAACATCCTGGACATTAGGAAGTTTTAGCAAAATCTGGGACTCCGGAGTAGATCATCGATTGCGAGAGCTAATGGGTTAGTTCAGGTGAATGAAGATGTTACTAAATGCGCGCCAATCAAGCATCCAATCCGGAATCTACGTGTACACAGACAGATGAAAAGTGCTCTAGCGATCTTCCTTGTGCACCGCGCAAGCCGTTTATCTTGTTACTACTTAACCCTCACCTTGTCCTGCTTTTTGCTTTTCTTCTCCTTCTCCTTCTCCTTCTCTTTCTCCTTTTTCTTCTCCTTCTCTTCCTTCTTCTTCTGCTCCTTctcttctttcttcttcttctcctcCTCCTTCTTCAGCTCCTTGTCTTTTTCTTTCGAACCTTTCTGTTTGGGCGGCGGCTTTACCTGGAAAGCTCGCCTTTATCAGACCGTCATGCGTAACTAGAGAGGTTGAGGTacctttttctctttttcgaCACCGTTGCAGCAGGAGCTCTCCTGCAGTAGGAAGCAGAACACGTAAAGGAGGAAGAGTATGCTCATGCCGTAAAGATAAGTGAAGAAACCTTCGTAATAGTACAATGGAATGTTGTGGGTAACTACGTCCGAGAACACATAAGCTATACACACTACGACGAGGAGCTTCGCGTAGACAAAACTCATTATAATGAAAAGAGAGGTTCTGGAAAAAAggtgaattattattttaagtagTAAATTCGTATTTTTAGTAACGACAAGAAAATTGCATCAGCGATAGCGTTAGTCGAATCTGGCTAGATTTAATTGCTTAGTTGGGGCAGAATACGTACTGCGGTTCATCAGCGACGCACAAATACTTCATTACGCGTTTATTTCGGAACATTTTCCCGGAAAAAAGGATTTCTTCCCGGTTTACGGAACGAAATCCAATAAAGTGCTGCGGCAAggaactaaaaataaacaatctaAACGCCACAGTAAACAAACCAACTACTGGATCATCGTGAAAACTGGTGGGTCAGTCAAGTTACAACTATTTTCCCCCTCTTTTTCGGCTCGTTtccattttctaaaataaattgcagCCTTGAGTCTGGAAATACGGGAACTCCAATGTTTAGTTGACCAAGGGTCAAAAACCCATTTAATTCTAGTAAGttcattataataaataaacttctTCAATTCTAATAAATCCAATTTGTATTCGTAAATTTCAGTATTCTTGGAAACTCAAAGAAACTGGGTTGCGGAACTGACGGCGTTGCCGCAGTTCCAGTTTTTGCGCCTTGTTTAATTCAGGTGGCTTTGGCTAATAATCTCTCACAGTTCTTTCAATTCAACTGTTTCTAAACGGTAAAGCGGCACGAAACAAACGGCAAAATGGCCGATATATTTCGAACGTTCCCCGATTCCAGTGaaagacatttaaaaatgtgtgtttACCGCGTTTTACTTCTATAATTTCGGAATTATGAGTAATTTATAAGAAAGCCTCAAGAGTAGCGGGAATTTTTTAGTTAGTGAACCAGGGGAACGGTTTGAAAATTGGCACTCTCGAAAGCGCGATTTGAAGTCTGGGAAACAGGTAATATTACCAGGTAAAACTACCCGCGAAGTGCTTCAAAGCAGGCTACGTACGCCCATTTAACACATATTTCCAATCCCTTAAATAGTGTTTTCATTTAACTAATACCAATTTGAATACAATTCCCTCGCAGTCTTTGCTTGCAATGAGGCAAGACAATACTAGCTATATATTTCTTTCGCATTTCCATTCCACAACTTCTGAGGTATATAAATTTCAACTACAGACCAGTACCTTGTAAGTGGTCAGAGATTCCAGTAGCTGACGATAAGTTTACCGGCAGTGCCTGTGGCTTAATGCAAATTGCTTGGAGGACAATGAAACCATGAGATTTTGAGATAAGACTGTTGGTCAATTATGGGAACCCTGGTTAGTTTAGGCTCATAGAGAGTGAAAAGGGGTAGATTGAGGAGCGAACATGATTCCTAACAGCATAATAGCAGGATGTGCTCTACCCCCCTTCACTACTACTATTGCTACTACTACTAGCCTGcatatattaattattcttgAATTTAATCAGGAAAAGTTACTGTTTGTTATATTAACATATGGATTTCTGTTTTTGCTCCACAGATGTAAATACATCTAGTCGCACATTTGGTCCCCCTTTTAATTTCCACCATTAATATATCTATAATGTTTCAGGGGCATTAAGAAGGTTTCTATGAAGGAGTTGATGCTTGCTTACATAGGTACCTGATGGGAATCAGAAAGAACTCTTTCTTTACATGTATATATTACGCGAAGATCGAAAATATCTGCTCCGTTATTGCCAGATTTCCGTAGATCAATGCATTTGGAGGTAAGTACCGAGTTTACAATGcaatgataattttcaaaaattgtcttAACAAGTGCGGAAGTAACCTTTCTTTCTCTTTATATCTCAAATGGGTTATTACGCCTTTGTATGATTTTCCCATTAAACCATCTGCTTAGCATCTCTAG
Proteins encoded in this region:
- the OtopLa gene encoding uncharacterized protein OtopLa isoform X5 codes for the protein MQRCPYIHEMKERLLGEQAPVEQIQPSKKPTTPPPAKMDQQHQLQPQQQPVATVVKLNPDGFGSHTSPTHVRAERTPLMPKQPEDDFHVYHTKVYPKNAKTSLFIIMSFVYAKLLVVVCIAYVFSDVVTHNIPLYYYEGFFTYLYGMSILFLLYVFCFLLQESSCCNGVEKEKKVKPPPKQKGSKEKDKELKKEEEKKKKEEKEQKKKEEKEKKKEKEKEKEKEKKSKKQDKQKASSSKSKADGSHDPDFNISFSFEDVKREKFPRKMRDLMRAKADFTRRTVNNKSTTYRRNSEGVVDAEDVVPVPVTELSERVQHRHSSQGPQQPQEGAGAPPPPAPPPSAPGGHVNNVDVESGAAMHQKIRCKRKTTQNDHSHGSFFLRIGAIAFGLGTMIYNGLEFGVFFEIPFTSPCYMILRGVNPVLQMIFTFMQMYFIFMNSRLNIHRFKVVARFGLMHVVATNLCVWIRTLVLEYIKEITIYHRDLLNATAIVPTEIAPFAESIRQHTLRNANTILGTHLARPDFVPSSTIASTTTARHLLAATVAATPHNFKRIITTTARSAYPYFNNIVSPTTTLRPTTTRNVFTSTPAAMWRMLKSSAAPFVQQTTTAPTTSFAKITTTLPTTALSALRTTGARTWEVFTTAPTTTSTPRTFAPSTYPSFKDFFDLRSFNNIVSNEMANVAEEPELNDFSNTISNGSSELLDDLTPQAFIRYFTRNLTRTSNDSCGRINIMGTIVQDSAPYLFPFIIEYSLIGAAVIYCMWKHIGRNPRYVTQEDLEHRLEIMLSRRAVAIAQAQQGRVDCVGASKGLFFGLLMLVASLICLILFFVLIHHKELGLLAIYLADVSHCVLMVLSIIAIIIGFIRVQNLKFKTEEQSDLNDILLRVSAFGLFTYAVFSVIAGHYNAFTVEPNMLVMVTGVLSILQVVLQLLFIADVSRRRVHLPEHDRTKPGRQVVTFLLICNITMWIIYTFETQKVEANPVQKRFYGFLTWAIVQRLTLPLCIFHRFHSAVTLAEIWKTSYKARLE
- the OtopLa gene encoding proton channel OtopLc isoform X11; the encoded protein is MLKHKVQDRQCDQRLQNLDAVKCRVRIYKINMQRCPYIHEMKERLLGEQAPVEQIQPSKKPTTPPPAKMDQQHQLQPQQQPVATVVKLNPDGFGSHTSPTHVRAERTPLMPKQPEDDFHVYHTKVYPKNAKTSLFIIMSFVYAKLLVVVCIAYVFSDVVTHNIPLYYYEGFFTYLYGMSILFLLYVFCFLLQESSCCNGVEKEKKVKPPPKQKGSKEKDKELKKEEEKKKKEEKEQKKKEEKEKKKEKEKEKEKEKKSKKQDKGPQQPQEGAGAPPPPAPPPSAPGGHVNNVDVESGAAMHQKIRCKRKTTQNDHSHGSFFLRIGAIAFGLGTMIYNGLEFGVFFEIPFTSPCYMILRGVNPVLQMIFTFMQMYFIFMNSRLNIHRFKVVARFGLMHVVATNLCVWIRTLVLEYIKEITIYHRDLLNATAIVPTEIAPFAESIRQHTLRNANTILGTHLARPDFVPSSTIASTTTARHLLAATVAATPHNFKRIITTTARSAYPYFNNIVSPTTTLRPTTTRNVFTSTPAAMWRMLKSSAAPFVQQTTTAPTTSFAKITTTLPTTALSALRTTGARTWEVFTTAPTTTSTPRTFAPSTYPSFKDFFDLRSFNNIVSNEMANVAEEPELNDFSNTISNGSSELLDDLTPQAFIRYFTRNLTRTSNDSCGRINIMGTIVQDSAPYLFPFIIEYSLIGAAVIYCMWKHIGRNPRYVTQEDLEHRLEIMLSRRAVAIAQAQQGRVDCVGASKGLFFGLLMLVASLICLILFFVLIHHKELGLLAIYLADVSHCVLMVLSIIAIIIGFIRVQNLKFKTEEQSDLNDILLRVSAFGLFTYAVFSVIAGHYNAFTVEPNMLVMVTGVLSILQVVLQLLFIADVSRRRVHLPEHDRTKPGRQVVTFLLICNITMWIIYTFETQKVEANPVQKRFYGFLTWAIVQRLTLPLCIFHRFHSAVTLAEIWKTSYKARLE
- the OtopLa gene encoding proton channel OtopLc isoform X14; translation: MLKHKVQDRQCDQRLQNLDAVKCRVRIYKINMQRCPYIHEMKERLLGEQAPVEQIQPSKKPTTPPPAKMDQQHQLQPQQQPVATVVKLNPDGFGSHTSPTHVRAERTPLMPKQPEDDFHVYHTKVYPKNAKTSLFIIMSFVYAKLLVVVCIAYVFSDVVTHNIPLYYYEGFFTYLYGMSILFLLYVFCFLLQESSCCNGVEKEKKVKPPPKQKGSKEKDKELKKEEEKKKKEEKEQKKKEEKEKKKEKEKEKEKEKKSKKQDKQKASSSKSKADGSHDPDFNISFSFEDVKREKFPRKMRDLMRAKADFTRRTVNNKSTTYRRNSEGVVDAEDVVPVPVTELSERVQHRHSSQGPQQPQEGAGAPPPPAPPPSAPGGHVNNVDVESGAAMHQKIRCKRKTTQNDHSHGSFFLRIGAIAFGLGTMIYNGLEFGVFFEIPFTSPCYMILRGVNPVLQMIFTFMQMYFIFMNSRLNIHRFKVVARFGLMHVVATNLCVWIRTLVLEYIKEITIYHRDLLNATAIVPTEIAPFAVAEEPELNDFSNTISNGSSELLDDLTPQAFIRYFTRNLTRTSNDSCGRINIMGTIVQDSAPYLFPFIIEYSLIGAAVIYCMWKHIGRNPRYVTQEDLEHRLEIMLSRRAVAIAQAQQGRVDCVGASKGLFFGLLMLVASLICLILFFVLIHHKELGLLAIYLADVSHCVLMVLSIIAIIIGFIRVQNLKFKTEEQSDLNDILLRVSAFGLFTYAVFSVIAGHYNAFTVEPNMLVMVTGVLSILQVVLQLLFIADVSRRRVHLPEHDRTKPGRQVVTFLLICNITMWIIYTFETQKVEANPVQKRFYGFLTWAIVQRLTLPLCIFHRFHSAVTLAEIWKTSYKARLE
- the OtopLa gene encoding proton channel OtopLc isoform X8 gives rise to the protein MLKHKVQDRQCDQRLQNLDAVKCRVRIYKINMQRCPYIHEMKERLLGEQAPVEQIQPSKKPTTPPPAKMDQQHQLQPQQQPVATVVKLNPDGFGSHTSPTHVRAERTPLMPKQPEDDFHVYHTKVYPKNAKTSLFIIMSFVYAKLLVVVCIAYVFSDVVTHNIPLYYYEGFFTYLYGMSILFLLYVFCFLLQESSCCNGVEKEKKVKPPPKQKGSKEKDKELKKEEEKKKKEEKEQKKKEEKEKKKEKEKEKEKEKKSKKQDKQKASSSKSKADGSHDPDFNISFSFEDVKGPQQPQEGAGAPPPPAPPPSAPGGHVNNVDVESGAAMHQKIRCKRKTTQNDHSHGSFFLRIGAIAFGLGTMIYNGLEFGVFFEIPFTSPCYMILRGVNPVLQMIFTFMQMYFIFMNSRLNIHRFKVVARFGLMHVVATNLCVWIRTLVLEYIKEITIYHRDLLNATAIVPTEIAPFAESIRQHTLRNANTILGTHLARPDFVPSSTIASTTTARHLLAATVAATPHNFKRIITTTARSAYPYFNNIVSPTTTLRPTTTRNVFTSTPAAMWRMLKSSAAPFVQQTTTAPTTSFAKITTTLPTTALSALRTTGARTWEVFTTAPTTTSTPRTFAPSTYPSFKDFFDLRSFNNIVSNEMANVAEEPELNDFSNTISNGSSELLDDLTPQAFIRYFTRNLTRTSNDSCGRINIMGTIVQDSAPYLFPFIIEYSLIGAAVIYCMWKHIGRNPRYVTQEDLEHRLEIMLSRRAVAIAQAQQGRVDCVGASKGLFFGLLMLVASLICLILFFVLIHHKELGLLAIYLADVSHCVLMVLSIIAIIIGFIRVQNLKFKTEEQSDLNDILLRVSAFGLFTYAVFSVIAGHYNAFTVEPNMLVMVTGVLSILQVVLQLLFIADVSRRRVHLPEHDRTKPGRQVVTFLLICNITMWIIYTFETQKVEANPVQKRFYGFLTWAIVQRLTLPLCIFHRFHSAVTLAEIWKTSYKARLE
- the OtopLa gene encoding proton channel OtopLc isoform X9, with amino-acid sequence MLKHKVQDRQCDQRLQNLDAVKCRVRIYKINMQRCPYIHEMKERLLGEQAPVEQIQPSKKPTTPPPAKMDQQHQLQPQQQPVATVVKLNPDGFGSHTSPTHVRAERTPLMPKQPEDDFHVYHTKVYPKNAKTSLFIIMSFVYAKLLVVVCIAYVFSDVVTHNIPLYYYEGFFTYLYGMSILFLLYVFCFLLQESSCCNGVEKEKKVKPPPKQKGSKEKDKELKKEEEKKKKEEKEQKKKEEKEKKKEKEKEKEKEKKSKKQDKREKFPRKMRDLMRAKADFTRRTVNNKGPQQPQEGAGAPPPPAPPPSAPGGHVNNVDVESGAAMHQKIRCKRKTTQNDHSHGSFFLRIGAIAFGLGTMIYNGLEFGVFFEIPFTSPCYMILRGVNPVLQMIFTFMQMYFIFMNSRLNIHRFKVVARFGLMHVVATNLCVWIRTLVLEYIKEITIYHRDLLNATAIVPTEIAPFAESIRQHTLRNANTILGTHLARPDFVPSSTIASTTTARHLLAATVAATPHNFKRIITTTARSAYPYFNNIVSPTTTLRPTTTRNVFTSTPAAMWRMLKSSAAPFVQQTTTAPTTSFAKITTTLPTTALSALRTTGARTWEVFTTAPTTTSTPRTFAPSTYPSFKDFFDLRSFNNIVSNEMANVAEEPELNDFSNTISNGSSELLDDLTPQAFIRYFTRNLTRTSNDSCGRINIMGTIVQDSAPYLFPFIIEYSLIGAAVIYCMWKHIGRNPRYVTQEDLEHRLEIMLSRRAVAIAQAQQGRVDCVGASKGLFFGLLMLVASLICLILFFVLIHHKELGLLAIYLADVSHCVLMVLSIIAIIIGFIRVQNLKFKTEEQSDLNDILLRVSAFGLFTYAVFSVIAGHYNAFTVEPNMLVMVTGVLSILQVVLQLLFIADVSRRRVHLPEHDRTKPGRQVVTFLLICNITMWIIYTFETQKVEANPVQKRFYGFLTWAIVQRLTLPLCIFHRFHSAVTLAEIWKTSYKARLE